From a single Cyclobacterium marinum DSM 745 genomic region:
- a CDS encoding SGNH/GDSL hydrolase family protein, with protein MKNYNFAFLAVLLFISTTVFAQDPTRFKGQVEKIHQDNPIQENLNSIVFTGSSTIRMWKSLQEDFPQHNVINAGFGGSQASDLLYYIDELILDYKPTKVFIYEGDNDISSGKSTDEILMTFNLITSKIHEALPETEIVIISPKPSVARWKLADQYLELNKKLKKFTKSEKYMKYADLWKPMLNKDKEPMDDIFIQDNLHMNEKGYAIWAKTIKKYL; from the coding sequence ATGAAAAATTATAATTTCGCTTTCTTAGCTGTTTTACTTTTTATTTCTACCACAGTTTTTGCCCAAGACCCTACGAGATTTAAAGGACAGGTGGAGAAAATCCATCAAGACAATCCTATTCAGGAAAATTTGAATAGTATCGTTTTCACAGGTAGTTCTACCATAAGAATGTGGAAAAGCCTGCAGGAAGACTTTCCACAACACAATGTTATCAATGCAGGATTTGGTGGGTCTCAGGCTAGTGACTTGCTATACTATATTGATGAACTTATTTTGGATTATAAACCTACCAAAGTTTTTATTTATGAAGGAGACAATGACATTTCCTCAGGTAAGTCCACTGATGAAATACTAATGACCTTCAATCTGATTACAAGTAAAATCCATGAAGCATTGCCTGAAACAGAAATCGTTATCATCAGTCCAAAACCAAGTGTTGCACGATGGAAGCTTGCTGACCAGTACCTTGAGTTGAACAAAAAATTAAAAAAATTCACTAAAAGTGAAAAGTACATGAAATATGCTGATTTATGGAAGCCAATGCTTAATAAAGATAAAGAGCCTATGGATGACATCTTTATCCAAGATAACCTTCACATGAATGAAAAAGGTTATGCCATATGGGCAAAAACCATTAAAAAGTATTTATAA
- a CDS encoding efflux RND transporter periplasmic adaptor subunit, producing the protein MAKKKSKKIIYILLGVLAILVIGMIVGKQAGWVGGEQPLEVQIGKVSKKDIVEKVSASGVVQPETEVKMSPDVAGEIIELNVNEGDSVKLGDLLVKIRPDNFISALDRAQANLNQQMANLAQSKASLKRSEAQFNQSKLNYERNLTLYEDKVISDADFEQIKAEYLTAENDLEAAKQSVIASEFIVKSAKASVDEAGENLRLTNVYSPTDGIVSNLLVEKGERVVGTAQMAGTEMLRIADLSKMEVRVNVNENDIVRISMNDTTLIEVDSYASTGKKFTGVVTAIANSANEKVSTDAVTEFEVRIRILNDSYKDLVSNQNPFPFRPGMTASVEIITDKKVGVLAIPLAAVTVRAGHTIEEGEGKGNMKELVFLKKGDKAQVQEVKTGISDFENIEVLEGLVEDQEVITGPYYVVSTQLENDKEVKIAEVAGSEKE; encoded by the coding sequence ATGGCAAAGAAAAAATCCAAAAAGATAATATACATATTACTAGGAGTGTTGGCAATCTTGGTAATTGGAATGATAGTAGGAAAACAAGCCGGGTGGGTAGGAGGAGAGCAGCCTTTAGAAGTACAGATTGGTAAGGTTAGCAAAAAAGACATTGTGGAGAAAGTGAGTGCCTCCGGTGTAGTTCAACCCGAGACTGAGGTCAAAATGAGCCCTGATGTTGCCGGTGAAATTATTGAATTGAACGTTAACGAAGGTGACTCAGTTAAATTGGGTGATTTATTGGTCAAAATCAGGCCGGATAATTTTATTTCTGCATTGGATCGGGCACAGGCCAATTTAAACCAACAAATGGCCAATTTAGCACAGTCAAAAGCTAGCTTAAAACGCTCTGAAGCACAATTCAACCAATCTAAATTGAATTATGAGCGGAATTTAACCCTTTATGAAGATAAGGTGATATCAGACGCTGATTTTGAGCAAATTAAAGCAGAATACCTTACAGCTGAAAATGACCTTGAAGCGGCCAAACAGAGTGTAATTGCTTCGGAGTTTATTGTCAAAAGTGCCAAAGCTTCTGTGGATGAAGCAGGAGAAAATTTGAGGCTAACCAATGTATATTCTCCAACGGATGGTATAGTCTCCAATCTGTTGGTTGAAAAGGGAGAGCGTGTGGTAGGAACGGCACAAATGGCCGGTACAGAGATGCTCCGGATTGCTGATTTATCTAAAATGGAGGTGAGGGTTAATGTCAATGAAAATGACATCGTAAGGATTAGTATGAATGATACCACTTTGATAGAAGTGGATTCCTATGCCTCTACAGGTAAGAAATTTACAGGGGTTGTAACAGCCATAGCCAATTCAGCCAACGAAAAGGTAAGTACTGATGCTGTTACCGAGTTTGAAGTTAGGATTAGGATCCTGAATGATTCCTATAAAGACTTGGTTTCAAACCAAAACCCTTTCCCATTTCGTCCGGGTATGACAGCGAGTGTTGAGATCATAACGGATAAAAAAGTAGGTGTTTTGGCTATTCCTCTTGCTGCCGTTACCGTAAGAGCAGGTCACACTATTGAGGAAGGTGAGGGTAAAGGCAATATGAAAGAGTTGGTGTTTTTGAAAAAAGGGGATAAAGCTCAGGTGCAGGAAGTAAAAACAGGGATTTCAGATTTTGAAAACATTGAGGTCCTAGAAGGACTCGTAGAAGACCAAGAGGTAATTACAGGTCCGTACTATGTAGTCAGCACCCAATTGGAAAATGACAAAGAGGTGAAAATTGCAGAAGTTGCAGGAAGTGAAAAAGAATAA
- a CDS encoding DUF4407 domain-containing protein, giving the protein MNKIERFLIFCSGAYLPLVKRCPGSIHQFIGIGGTVLFTAIFAGLSVGYALFTVFDNIWPVLAVGVLWMLMIFNLDRYIVSTLKKRDKFSLEFKQAIPRLLLAVLIALVIAKPLELKIFEKEINRELDRQRLETIRESKGQIKAGFPEIQQLQDQIDGLNAEIKSKEDFRNEKQLEYDNERFGVKTGGTTGRAGIGINAEKKEEQLDQAQQDFLQTQALNREKIQAILLEIDQLDDQMKLELDHQMLSVASNNGLAARIQALDSLTNANTAVYWANLMIMLLFVMIEMAPIFVKLLAKRGAYDHLLDSYEAGVILFADEQWHKKKSQSDLRKDVFDEIEPERKDAQKKFDLGLIQGK; this is encoded by the coding sequence ATGAATAAAATAGAACGCTTCCTTATATTTTGCTCAGGGGCTTACCTTCCGTTGGTTAAACGTTGCCCGGGCTCCATTCATCAATTTATAGGTATAGGGGGAACGGTATTATTTACAGCTATATTTGCAGGGTTGTCTGTAGGTTATGCTTTATTTACTGTTTTCGACAATATATGGCCCGTTTTAGCAGTGGGTGTATTGTGGATGTTGATGATATTTAATTTAGACAGGTACATTGTTTCCACCCTTAAAAAGCGGGATAAATTTAGTCTGGAATTTAAACAAGCCATTCCTAGATTATTATTGGCAGTATTGATAGCACTGGTAATTGCTAAACCGTTGGAGCTGAAGATATTTGAAAAAGAGATCAACAGGGAATTAGATAGGCAACGTTTGGAAACAATCCGAGAAAGTAAAGGTCAAATTAAAGCCGGATTTCCTGAAATTCAACAACTTCAAGATCAAATTGATGGATTAAATGCTGAAATAAAAAGTAAGGAGGATTTTAGAAATGAGAAACAGCTTGAATACGACAATGAACGTTTTGGGGTAAAAACGGGAGGTACTACCGGAAGAGCCGGAATTGGCATTAATGCTGAAAAAAAGGAAGAACAATTGGATCAGGCTCAGCAAGACTTTTTGCAAACCCAAGCCTTAAATAGGGAGAAAATTCAAGCAATTCTGTTGGAAATTGATCAACTAGATGATCAAATGAAATTGGAATTGGACCACCAGATGCTATCAGTAGCATCCAATAACGGACTGGCGGCACGTATTCAAGCCTTAGATAGTCTTACCAATGCAAACACTGCGGTTTATTGGGCCAACTTAATGATAATGCTTCTGTTTGTAATGATAGAAATGGCCCCTATTTTCGTCAAACTTCTGGCAAAAAGAGGAGCTTATGACCATTTGCTTGATTCCTATGAGGCCGGGGTTATTTTGTTCGCGGATGAGCAATGGCATAAAAAGAAAAGTCAAAGCGATTTGAGAAAAGATGTTTTTGATGAAATAGAACCTGAAAGAAAAGATGCGCAGAAAAAATTTGATTTGGGATTGATTCAAGGGAAGTGA
- a CDS encoding sulfatase family protein — MRTFTLFILSGLLGLNFSCKPKVTEQHTSENPSSPPNIVFVLADQWRAQSVGFLGNKDVITPNLDSLAKESTVFHNAVTVMAVCAPWRGSFISGQYPLTHGVFYNDKPFPTEATTIAKIYKEAGYETGYIGKWHLNGHERGEEPFSARNQPVPKERRQGFDYWKVREVTHNYNNSYYFDEENQKQFWEGYDAFSQTDSAISYINKNKDNPFLLVLSWGPPHDPYHTAPQAYRDMYEPSALSVRPNVPTEFQDSARNVLANYYAHCTALDHAIGDLLKAIDQAGIADNTIFVFTSEHGDMIMSKGMLKKQRPWDESIKVPLLIRYPEKLGKGTNVYDPINTPDLLPTLLGLSDLAIPGSIEGKDFSSKLMAGDELGNEAALIMLPVPFHEWKFLNGGREYRGVRTKKYTYVRDLLGPWLLYDNEKDPYQMHNLVDMPQFSQLKNHLDGLLNEKLKATNDEFLPADEYMKKWNYLYDRNDSIRDENYLQINR, encoded by the coding sequence ATGAGAACATTTACCCTATTCATTTTAAGTGGCCTTCTTGGTTTAAATTTTTCATGTAAACCTAAAGTAACAGAACAACATACAAGTGAAAATCCTTCATCCCCACCCAATATTGTTTTTGTTTTAGCCGATCAATGGCGGGCCCAGTCTGTGGGGTTTCTTGGGAATAAAGACGTAATTACCCCTAACCTGGATAGTTTGGCTAAAGAAAGTACTGTTTTTCATAATGCAGTTACTGTGATGGCTGTTTGTGCACCTTGGCGAGGGAGTTTTATTTCAGGGCAGTATCCATTGACACACGGGGTTTTTTATAATGATAAACCCTTCCCAACAGAAGCTACCACTATAGCAAAGATTTATAAAGAGGCAGGCTACGAGACAGGCTATATTGGCAAATGGCACTTAAATGGGCATGAAAGAGGGGAAGAACCTTTTAGCGCTAGAAATCAACCTGTGCCTAAAGAAAGAAGGCAAGGTTTTGATTACTGGAAAGTCCGGGAAGTAACCCATAATTATAACAACTCTTATTATTTTGATGAAGAAAATCAAAAACAATTCTGGGAAGGATATGATGCTTTTTCTCAAACAGACAGTGCTATAAGTTACATCAATAAAAATAAGGACAACCCATTTCTATTGGTATTGTCCTGGGGTCCTCCTCATGACCCATACCATACAGCCCCGCAAGCTTACCGGGATATGTATGAGCCTTCAGCATTAAGTGTGAGGCCAAATGTTCCTACAGAATTTCAAGATAGTGCAAGGAATGTATTGGCCAACTACTATGCCCATTGTACAGCCTTAGATCACGCTATCGGTGATTTGTTAAAAGCCATTGATCAAGCAGGGATTGCTGACAATACGATCTTTGTTTTTACTTCGGAACACGGAGATATGATCATGTCCAAGGGAATGTTGAAGAAACAAAGGCCTTGGGATGAATCCATAAAAGTCCCATTGCTCATTAGGTATCCGGAAAAATTAGGTAAAGGCACGAATGTTTATGACCCAATTAATACACCAGACTTATTACCGACCTTGTTGGGATTAAGTGATTTGGCAATACCCGGCTCTATTGAAGGAAAAGACTTTTCTAGTAAATTGATGGCAGGTGACGAATTAGGAAATGAGGCTGCACTAATCATGCTTCCGGTTCCATTTCATGAATGGAAATTTTTAAATGGGGGTAGAGAATATCGAGGGGTAAGGACAAAAAAATATACTTACGTTAGAGATTTGTTGGGACCGTGGTTGCTTTATGACAATGAAAAAGATCCTTATCAGATGCATAACTTGGTAGACATGCCCCAGTTTTCTCAATTGAAAAATCATTTGGATGGCCTACTGAATGAAAAGCTGAAGGCTACCAATGATGAATTTCTTCCTGCAGATGAATACATGAAAAAGTGGAATTATTTGTACGATAGAAATGACAGTATCAGAGATGAAAACTACCTTCAAATCAACAGGTGA
- a CDS encoding DUF4249 domain-containing protein, whose protein sequence is MNTKINKSQYHVLLGILLLFFGCREPFSPELKELNDNILVVEGFIEVGGGTTSINLSWASTLYSDIPQFSVPGASLFLTTDNGDSWELESDNFGSYITEEYLPEDEIYTLSINLSNGDSYVSDKIVPIVSPDFNITFTQEDGDVQIYSNTTGNDEAEYFLWQYEEAWIYRTPHTSFFNYDKETGEMVGIPLDQLTNRCYNFDQSSRVILEVSSRFEDSRIFQKELLTIDSLSEKLGIRYRIKAKQYAINSEAYIFWEGIRRNSDDIGGIFSPLPSAVESNIHSVNNPDESVIGYISAGKSKEKILYINSSDVAPWRPSIQDYFGCIIDTIAPQDYQEVFGLLNYIPLYEYCDDLPCGGYFASTEGCTDCRLRGGVLEKPDYWEDE, encoded by the coding sequence ATGAATACCAAAATAAATAAATCACAGTATCATGTGCTACTGGGTATTCTTTTACTCTTCTTTGGTTGTAGGGAGCCATTTTCTCCTGAACTAAAAGAGTTAAACGATAATATTTTGGTAGTAGAAGGTTTTATTGAAGTTGGAGGTGGTACTACAAGCATAAACTTAAGTTGGGCTTCAACCCTCTACAGCGATATACCTCAATTCTCTGTGCCGGGTGCTAGCCTTTTTCTTACCACTGATAATGGTGATAGTTGGGAGTTAGAATCCGATAATTTTGGCTCTTATATAACTGAGGAATATTTACCGGAAGATGAGATATATACCCTCAGCATTAATTTAAGCAATGGCGATAGTTACGTTTCTGATAAAATAGTCCCTATCGTTAGCCCTGATTTTAATATCACCTTTACTCAAGAGGATGGGGATGTTCAAATCTATAGCAATACGACAGGCAATGATGAAGCAGAATATTTTCTCTGGCAATATGAAGAGGCTTGGATATACCGTACTCCCCATACTTCTTTCTTTAACTACGACAAAGAAACTGGAGAAATGGTTGGCATACCCTTGGACCAATTGACCAATCGCTGTTATAATTTTGATCAATCAAGTAGAGTTATATTAGAGGTATCCTCTCGCTTTGAAGACAGCCGAATATTTCAAAAAGAATTACTAACCATTGATAGCCTATCTGAAAAATTAGGAATCCGTTATAGAATCAAAGCAAAGCAATATGCGATCAACAGCGAGGCCTATATTTTCTGGGAGGGAATCAGAAGAAATTCTGACGATATCGGTGGTATCTTTAGCCCTCTTCCCTCTGCGGTGGAAAGTAATATTCACTCAGTTAACAATCCGGATGAATCAGTGATCGGATACATTTCTGCAGGTAAATCCAAGGAGAAAATTCTCTACATCAATTCTAGTGATGTGGCGCCATGGAGGCCTTCAATCCAAGATTATTTCGGCTGCATAATCGATACGATTGCTCCACAGGATTATCAAGAAGTATTCGGTTTATTGAACTATATACCATTATATGAATATTGTGATGATTTACCTTGTGGAGGCTATTTTGCCTCTACAGAGGGCTGTACAGATTGTAGACTTAGAGGAGGAGTGCTTGAAAAACCAGATTATTGGGAAGATGAATAA
- a CDS encoding O-succinylhomoserine sulfhydrylase: MNYKNFETQAVRIATSSSDQREHSAPLYLSSSFVFDSAEQARQMFADEIEGNIYSRYANPNTSDLIEKVCAAEGTESGITTASGMAAMFGSMASLLRQGDHVLASRSLFGSTHQLLTRIFPKWGISHTYGDISDIDKWEELVQPNTKMLFIETPSNPGLEIIDLEYIAKFANAHNLVLVVDNCFATPYLQQPAKWGAHIVTHSATKFIDGQGRVLGGLILGKKELIDEVQFFMRHTGPSLSPFNAWVLAKSMETLAVRMDRHCENALKIAQYFEGNPEVEVVKYPFLASHPQFHLAKKQMKHGGGIITLTLKGGLSRAKKFIDQLQMISVTANLGDTRSIVTHPASTTHSKLSEEEREKVGILNGLVRLSVGLEHVDDIILDIERALDQSK, encoded by the coding sequence ATGAATTATAAAAATTTTGAAACCCAAGCTGTAAGGATTGCTACTTCTTCCTCTGATCAGAGAGAACATTCCGCACCTCTGTACCTAAGTTCTAGTTTTGTTTTTGATTCAGCAGAACAAGCCAGACAAATGTTTGCAGACGAAATTGAAGGCAATATTTATTCAAGGTATGCCAACCCTAACACCAGTGACCTAATAGAAAAAGTATGTGCTGCCGAAGGCACCGAAAGTGGTATTACTACTGCTTCAGGTATGGCTGCTATGTTTGGCAGCATGGCTTCCCTCCTAAGACAAGGAGACCATGTTTTGGCTTCAAGATCATTGTTTGGTTCTACCCATCAACTCCTAACTCGAATATTTCCAAAATGGGGAATTTCCCATACTTATGGAGACATCTCAGATATAGATAAGTGGGAAGAACTGGTACAACCCAACACCAAGATGTTGTTCATAGAAACACCTTCTAATCCTGGTTTAGAGATTATTGACTTGGAGTACATTGCTAAATTCGCCAACGCCCATAATTTAGTACTCGTGGTCGACAATTGTTTCGCTACCCCTTATTTACAACAACCTGCAAAATGGGGAGCACATATTGTTACCCACAGCGCCACAAAATTCATAGATGGGCAAGGAAGGGTTTTAGGGGGGCTTATTCTAGGCAAAAAAGAATTGATCGATGAAGTGCAATTTTTTATGCGCCATACTGGACCATCGTTGTCCCCATTCAATGCATGGGTTTTAGCCAAAAGTATGGAAACACTGGCTGTTAGAATGGACAGGCATTGTGAAAATGCTTTAAAAATTGCTCAATATTTTGAAGGTAACCCGGAAGTGGAGGTAGTAAAATACCCATTTCTAGCCTCTCATCCACAGTTTCATCTCGCCAAAAAACAAATGAAACATGGAGGCGGTATAATCACGCTGACATTGAAGGGAGGGTTATCCCGAGCCAAGAAATTTATTGACCAATTGCAGATGATATCTGTCACAGCAAATCTAGGAGACACCCGTAGCATCGTGACGCATCCTGCCTCTACCACTCATAGCAAGCTATCTGAAGAAGAAAGAGAAAAAGTTGGTATACTAAATGGTTTGGTAAGGTTATCAGTAGGTTTGGAGCATGTCGATGACATCATCCTAGACATTGAAAGGGCTTTAGACCAGTCTAAGTAA
- a CDS encoding TonB-dependent receptor, translating into MIKKLFRLTSFLCLICLQYTFAQTPSEERISGIFSGISFGQFSQMIESKSDYRMFFKPSDVDSLIINVNAYESTIENLLNEIFKGSDLLYAIDNEKRIFISRGTSLNMKLPMDFFDIKSPSGSLIPTTSIQKESNDRSFAKNRLWEIGNNNDAPGAKVAVLKGKITSFESGEPIIGALIYTTAQDAKSISDEEGNYTITLSKGRHTLVFQNFGAYQEQRQVNLRGDGVLNVAMDDNIISLNQVTVTSEKSANIERPEMGLSSITVQSLKKLPAVLGEVDVLRAILTLPGVKTVGEASAGFNVRGGAADQNLILFNGATIYNPTHLFGLFSAFNPDMVESVDLYKAGVPVKFGGRLSSVLDIQSKFGNSEKLKGGGGIGLMTSRLYLEGPLSEKTTFAVGGRTTYSNWLFGLLDEDSEFRNSRASFHDLNLNMKHKMNENNEFTLSAYWSKDAFRFDKDTVFNYQNLNLSASWTHYFSDRLEGKFHIGHDQYTFDIQSEQDPLNAFTFGFGMDQSSWKNHFTYDLNDKHQLSFGMNAIYYNLNPGEQVPKGSESILLHEQVSREKALETSFFLGDEYEFNPKLMFSYGLRYVVYNYLGPNTVNEYPSNSIKTEETKIGETSYSSGEIINTYQGPEVRFSARYALDNFTSIKAGYNSMRQHLHMLTNTSAIAPTDTWKLSDPHLAPQLGDQWAIGFFKNFRSNIIETSAEIYYRKMRNLVDFRSGASLILNDNIEQDVINTQGKAYGIELMAKKTEGKLNGWISYTYSRSLFRTNPEELGEMVNRGKFYPSNFDQPHDIMFAGNFEFTKRINTSINANYSTGRPITLPIAKFYYNGSERVYYSDRNAYRIPDYFRVDLSFNIEGNHKVRKLAHASWSMGVYNLLGRANPYSVYFSPENGTIQGYKLSIFARPIPFITYNFKF; encoded by the coding sequence ATGATTAAGAAATTATTTAGGTTAACTAGTTTTCTTTGTTTGATATGCCTGCAATATACATTTGCACAAACACCAAGTGAGGAAAGAATTTCAGGGATTTTTTCGGGAATTTCTTTTGGTCAGTTTTCCCAAATGATTGAAAGCAAATCCGATTATCGCATGTTTTTCAAACCTTCAGATGTCGACAGTCTCATCATCAATGTCAATGCCTACGAAAGCACAATTGAGAATTTATTGAATGAAATTTTCAAAGGATCGGATCTCTTGTACGCGATCGACAATGAAAAAAGGATTTTCATTAGCCGGGGAACTTCATTGAATATGAAATTACCTATGGATTTTTTTGATATCAAATCCCCCTCCGGGAGTTTAATTCCGACCACTTCAATTCAAAAAGAAAGTAATGATCGGTCTTTTGCAAAAAACAGACTTTGGGAAATAGGTAATAATAATGATGCCCCGGGTGCAAAAGTGGCCGTATTAAAGGGAAAAATTACAAGCTTTGAGTCCGGAGAGCCAATTATTGGCGCCTTGATCTATACAACCGCACAGGATGCCAAGTCTATTTCAGATGAAGAAGGGAACTATACCATAACCTTAAGCAAAGGGCGCCATACGCTGGTTTTCCAAAATTTTGGAGCTTATCAGGAACAACGGCAAGTTAATTTACGTGGAGATGGGGTTTTAAATGTTGCAATGGATGACAATATTATTTCATTGAATCAAGTTACTGTAACCTCTGAAAAATCTGCCAATATAGAACGTCCTGAAATGGGGCTTTCCTCCATCACCGTCCAATCATTAAAAAAATTACCTGCTGTATTAGGGGAGGTGGATGTGCTTCGAGCAATACTTACCTTACCGGGAGTAAAGACCGTTGGCGAGGCGAGTGCCGGATTTAATGTACGAGGAGGAGCAGCGGATCAAAACTTGATTTTATTCAATGGGGCAACAATTTACAACCCAACCCATCTTTTTGGGCTTTTTTCTGCATTCAACCCCGATATGGTAGAAAGCGTAGATTTATACAAGGCGGGAGTACCTGTAAAATTTGGTGGAAGATTATCTTCTGTGCTTGATATTCAGAGCAAGTTTGGCAATTCAGAAAAACTTAAGGGTGGCGGTGGCATTGGCCTAATGACCAGTCGCTTGTACTTGGAAGGCCCACTTTCTGAAAAAACAACCTTTGCTGTCGGGGGAAGAACGACTTATTCCAATTGGTTATTTGGATTGTTGGATGAAGATTCAGAATTCCGAAATAGCCGTGCTTCGTTTCATGATTTAAACCTAAACATGAAACACAAAATGAATGAAAACAATGAATTTACCCTTTCTGCTTATTGGAGTAAGGATGCCTTTAGATTTGATAAGGATACCGTATTCAATTATCAGAATTTAAACCTTAGTGCTTCCTGGACCCATTACTTCAGCGATCGCCTTGAAGGTAAATTTCACATAGGCCATGACCAATATACTTTTGACATTCAGAGTGAGCAAGATCCCCTAAATGCCTTTACATTTGGTTTTGGTATGGATCAAAGCAGTTGGAAAAACCACTTTACTTATGATTTAAACGACAAACATCAATTGAGTTTTGGCATGAATGCCATCTATTATAACCTCAACCCGGGTGAACAAGTACCCAAAGGAAGTGAATCAATACTTCTGCATGAACAAGTAAGCCGTGAAAAAGCATTGGAAACCTCTTTTTTCTTAGGGGATGAATATGAATTTAATCCAAAGCTAATGTTCAGTTATGGATTGAGATACGTTGTTTACAACTACTTGGGCCCAAATACGGTCAATGAATACCCAAGCAATTCTATAAAGACTGAAGAAACCAAAATAGGTGAAACATCTTATTCTTCAGGGGAAATAATTAACACTTACCAAGGTCCTGAGGTTAGATTTTCTGCACGATACGCTTTAGATAATTTCACTTCAATCAAGGCAGGATACAACAGTATGAGACAGCACTTACACATGCTTACCAATACTTCGGCAATTGCTCCTACAGATACTTGGAAGTTAAGCGACCCTCATTTAGCTCCTCAACTTGGAGATCAATGGGCCATTGGCTTTTTCAAAAATTTCCGTTCCAATATCATCGAAACTTCAGCAGAAATTTACTACCGAAAAATGAGAAATTTGGTAGATTTTAGAAGTGGGGCATCTTTAATCCTCAATGACAATATTGAACAAGATGTGATCAATACCCAAGGAAAGGCATATGGTATAGAACTAATGGCAAAAAAGACGGAAGGGAAATTGAATGGTTGGATAAGTTATACTTATTCAAGGTCTTTGTTCAGGACCAACCCTGAAGAGTTGGGCGAGATGGTCAATAGAGGAAAGTTTTATCCAAGCAATTTTGACCAACCTCATGATATTATGTTTGCAGGAAATTTTGAATTTACCAAACGGATAAATACTTCTATAAATGCCAATTACAGTACAGGCAGACCGATTACATTGCCTATTGCCAAATTTTATTACAATGGCTCAGAAAGAGTTTACTATTCTGACCGAAATGCTTACCGAATACCGGACTATTTCAGGGTAGACCTGTCTTTTAATATTGAAGGAAACCATAAAGTCAGAAAACTAGCCCATGCTTCTTGGTCAATGGGTGTTTATAATTTACTTGGTCGAGCAAATCCTTATTCGGTTTACTTTTCTCCTGAAAATGGAACCATACAAGGCTACAAGCTTTCAATATTTGCTAGACCTATTCCATTTATCACCTATAATTTTAAATTTTAA